The Oreochromis aureus strain Israel breed Guangdong linkage group 7, ZZ_aureus, whole genome shotgun sequence region TTTTTAACCTTATAAGTAAATTAAATACTCACGTGCTGCAATTGTTTGCAAAGCtatagaaaataaaattgtttCGTTACAGTTATTGGAGAGGAGAGTTTCAGCGTGTCCACATAACAGACAAGATGCAGTTTAAACTGGCTGCAGCTTCGACTTCATTCCGATTCTCTTTACCCTCATTTCATTATTACGACACGTCAGAGAACCGTGAAGGCATCGCGATTGTTTGGAAGAGCGGCTTGAGGCGGTTGAACTAGTGGATTAAGCTCGGGCAGACAACGAGCCGGTTATTAAATTGAGGTAAGAAGCCGGGTGGTTATAAGCAACGGATGGATTGTGTCGTTTTAATGCAATATATTTTGTAGGAGTCGGCTTCATTTTAACGCAGTCTCGGGTAATGGCTGCCGCGAAGTCCCAGGAAGTCAGCATAGGAGAAGTAGCTAACCCACGTAGCTAATGCTAACCACCTTACTTTCTACAAACACCCGAACCACCAGCTGTTCGGCCCGCGTCCTTCTTACATAAACAAGCTAATTGGATTGTCGCCATTTTCTTTTCAGTACGGCACATGTACTTGAGGAAATAACAGCAATAGTGAATGTAAATGGTTGAGCTATCTGTCTTAACATCGGCAGAGGCTCTCAGATCAGCCCTCGTTAGGTGTTGTCTTCGCTTTCAGCTGCTGTGCTGGGACAATAATAAAGCGCCCGACGCAAACAAAAGAGCAGCACAGTACCGATTAATGCCTCATATTATGTATGCTGTCATAAGTAAGAGGGCAGTGTGAGGAGTGTCTCTCTCCCCGTCTGTCCATCTGTACACACCAGCTCTCTTACATACGGATCGGTGCATCACAAAAGGCCTCTTAGCTTAAGTTTAATAAACTGGCACACTTACTCTAAGCTATGTACAGTGTGTGGCCTATTTTATGTACATATGCCTTTCCTAGCTGTGTTTATCTGTCTGGATTATACTGCACTATACTGGACTATTAAGCAATGAACGCGTTTTTTATCCGATTTATCCAGATTTCTATCAGTGAGGTTAGAAGTCTTTAATGTCTCGGAGTCGTTTTACTGTGtgtttattattcattattaaaCTAGTTCATACTGCTTCCCACAGGTGAGCCGTCATCATGACTACTCTGGATGACAAGATCCtgggagagaagctgcagtaTTACTACAGCAGCAGTGAGGATGAAGGCAGCGACAATGATGATGAGGATGGGGAAAACAAGACCATCAGGGATGCTGAAGTCACCGAGCCCGAGATAGACTACAGCACAGATGGAAGTGCTGTGAACACAGGTTGTACAAACAGATATAGTGcattcacagaaaaacaaagaaaacattgctCCCTTGTCACAAGGCAGCAGCTCAAAATGACATCTAAATAAATTATATGGTTATTtttgacaaataaaaatgtcagaaactttttaaaaaaatccttggAGCGTCCCTCATTTTAAGCCATCCTTGTGTTTGACTTTAATCGATCTTTCAGCTGTGTCATAAGAATAGAGAGTGTGTTATGGTAACAGTGGCTGTTCTGTGTCAGGGCCCAAGGGTGTGATCAATGACTGGAGGAAGTACAAGCAGCTTGAGGTGGAGCAGAAACAAGAGCAGAAGAAGGAGATGGAAAGACTGATCAAGAAGCTGTCGATGACATGCCGCTCTAACCTCGACCAGGAAAAAGACCAAGAGAAACAGAAGGCACTTCAGGAAAAAATCCAAGGCAAAGTAAGTAAATCGAACTAACAGAAGACACACGAAAGACCTCTGAAAACCCTCGTTTAGCTCAGACTTATTGTTGCTGATCAGTGGCATCCCTCCTGGGGTAAATGTAGGCAAAGAGCTGATTATCAAGGACAGCATgaacatgattaaaaaaaagaaaaaaaaacaaacttgtttaCGACCTATATTTTCTAGGATCTGCACCAGTGATTGTATTTGTGGATGGAACAAACAATGTACAGTATATACTCGATAGGCTCAAgatgcttttgcttttttttctttaatgaatAAAACTCAGTCTAGTTTATTCCAGTTTCCAGTTTTTGTCCCAAGTCCACTTTCTCCAGGCTGTAGATTCGTATTCAAAGAGTAGAAAGAAGTGTGAATTGTGTTGCACACACTTCTCTGATTTTGTGTGTTCATTCCTGTCCACTTCGCAGATGACCATGCAGGAGTACAACATGCTTCAGGAAGAAGAGGATGATGAAGAATTCCTCCAGCATTACCGCATGCAGCGCATCGAAGAGATGCGGCGCCAGCTGTGCCGCGGCAAGCGTTTTGAGCAGGTCTACGAGCTAAACAGTGGGGAGGAGTTCTTGGAGGCTTtagacaaagaggacaaaagcACCCTGGTCATGATCCACATCTATGAGCCGGACGTCCCGGGCTGCGAGGCCATGAGCGGCAGCCTGATGTGTCTAGCTCAGGAATACCCGCTGGTCAAGTTCTGCAGCGTGCGCAGCTCAGCCATCAGCACCAGCGCACTGTTCAGAGACAGCGCTCTGCCTGCTCTGCTCGTTTACAAAGCCGGTGACCTGATCGGCAACTTTGTGCGGCTCACAGATCAGCTCGGGGAAGACTTCTTTGCCGTAGACCTGGAGGCGCTGCTGCAGGAGTACGGCTTGCTGCCCGAAAAGCCTCCTGTCGTCCCAAAGACGGTTCGCAACGGAGCCATCATACAGAGCACTGTGAGCGATGAGGACTCTGACCTTGATATAGACTAGAGCCATAGCTTCTAACATGTATAATATGCTTGGGGAAACTGTGTACACATATGTAGCCCCTCTGTAGCAACAGAGCGAGCCTTGACTGACACCTCACCACTCACGCAGCTACACACAACCAGCATTAAAGCAGAACCAAAAGTGAGTGCAGACACCACAACATAGTGCATTTCATCCTATCATTCCATAGTAAATATGAGTTATTTGATGAGTGTAAATATCATTATCAGAGGCTGTCATAATACTGTagatgttttatgttttgtttgagCTGACAACTTTACCTATTTATTGTGTTAAACCACATTGCCGTGTATTCATGTGCTTCACTGTGTAGAATAGAAAACCTTTGGGCCAAACTAACTATTAGTTAATTTTCTAACTTTTATATGTGCTCCACCATATCAAATAGTCAGGACAGTAAAGTGTAAAGTGTTTGGACTTGgtattttgttgtctttttatttGCTGGAATCTGTGTAAAGTTTAAACTGCATCATCAACATTATTCAGTTTGATTCAGGTGTATTTTTGTCATGCCAAAATCtgcctttatattgtaagttaaagaccCTGCAATGTTAGAAAGAGAAGCCCCAACAAGCAGTTATGAGCgaacacttggtgacagtgggaaggaaaaactccctttcaacagtaAGAAACCTGCAGGCTCAGGTTGAatcaggctcaggaaggggcagccatctgctgcaagtgggtgggggtgaggggaggaagatggGATGAAAGAAACACTGGAAGAGGGCCAGAGGTTAGTAAAAACTAAGGATTAAATGCACAGCGGCGTATAAACACAGAGTAAAATGAGGTGagtaaagaagaaacactcattGCATCATgggaggtctttaagataagatggggcctgattattcaggACGTTTTATGTGAGGAGTTTAAATTCGATGTGCCACCCCTTCTTTCTTACATAAAAAGAAGGAGTGGTGCTAAAAGTGTCCTGAATTAAATTAATTCTAAAAGTCCTCTATCAAGCTTGTGATGGCGCTTAACTTGCAAAGAGGTAAAcaaactattttctttttttaaaacaggtaATCAGGTGATTGGTAATTATCATTCCAATATGCTGGTGAGCACTAAAATTAAAGATATTTACATATTGCTTAAAAGAAAAGTGCCAGGAGGCGTTTCAAGATGACTGCCGAGTGGTTAAACTGGCTTCGGGAATGAGTTTGGCTGCATTAACATTTTGCAAAAGATCAGGAACTGGTGAACAACGTAAAGCGTTGGGGTAGAAGTGTTTAAGgtgaaaacacctgaatgatAACTAGTATTGTTGAAACTGGAGGGCCAcgagtgccaaaatgaattaaataagtaattaaataataaattacacaTTTCAGTAATTAACTATTTCAAATTGAAAATAATCTTACATCTTTTCAAATAAATTCATTGATATttcaataattatttttatttcattcctTAATTCtttccaatttaaaaaaaaaactgtttcattTTATTGCAGGTAAAGTGGCTTCAGCTGTACTCAGGCAAACACAAAAATTAGCACAGGTAGCTTTATTATTCAGTAAAGTTGACAGCTTTTCCATTTAGTGTTACAAAAACCAGCTTTCTGAGTTCATCTTAGTTATAAacatttattgtatttcataATACAATAAATGGGTAAAAAGTAAGGCAACTCCCTGGGCTTAACCTGCTCAGTCTGCTTTCTCCACACCCAAATTAACTTTTCGCTCCAGTGAATCCTCCCCAGAGGTGATTTGTACACAGGATTGACGGGTCAACTCTTCAAATCTTGTCGGCTCAATAATTCCTCTGAACAGGAAGAGCGGTGGCATCGACACTCGCTGTTCAACCATATTAAATTGCACAATACAGCCTGCAGCGGCCATGAGGCGCTGACTCAACTTTTCTGACATGGACAGCAGCTACAGATCTGACATCAGACTGCTGCAGCCTACAAGCATctcatcattatcatcagcagctgcagcagcatcagcaggaAGGGGAGGAGGTGAGCTCCGTGTCTGTGGAGAGGAGCTGCTGAGCCATGCAGGTCATGCCCACAAAAGGTGTTTTCCAGCAGGAGGTGAGTTTCTGCACTGATACCTGCCAGGAAAGGAGAAATTCTGTCACACTTTGTCAGCTGGGTTGTGCATTAAGCAGCTGGTTTATCCCAAAGTGCAACTCATTAACCCTCTGCTGTCCACACAGCCATGAAATCAATGCCAACTAATGCAGTGAGCGCAGCTCTGTGAAGTCACGGGGGTAGTTTCAGCCAGCTGCAGACATACACACCATGTTCTGACAATTCGTCCCACAGATGCTGGACATCCTCATCATGATGTTCATGGTGATGATCTGGGTCTGTATCAAAAACACAGAACTGCTCTGTTAATATCTTTTATTCTGCGAACAGCACAGACTatatgaaaaaaatgcaaaacatcCTGCATCCTAATCGAGCCCTGAAGTGCTAACGTGTATGCAGAGAGTGCATGAGGATTAAAACATACAGAACACGAAGAGTAAATGAAAGGGGAAAAGCCGTTTTGACCTTGGAGGCCAACATTTCATCCCCATCCCCATACACTGTCTCAAAATCAGCTTCTGTGCGATTGTTTCTCATTTCAGctcaaagttgttgtttttctgtgccAGACAAGAATATGTGCAGTGAAATATGGAGCAGGAGACACTAAAGATATAAAAAAGACTTTAGTAACAAAGAAAAGGATCAGAATTAAACACACAAACGTGAAGATTTTATTTCCcatttgaattattttcttgcactgtggatttttaatttaaagaacaTTATAAATCCCTCAAAGGAACGTTTTATTATTTCATCTTAACCATCAGCGTTTTGAGTTCTTTAtattaaaaaccaaaaccaagcTCAGCCTGCCCACCCCCCCACCTATATTTACAGATAACATAAAGAGGACTCTGTACCATTTGAGTGAAGCCACAGCATCCGTTTGAGCTCTCTGAGGGCCTTGGTGAGGTTCTCCAGCTGGTCATGGAGGTGAATGTTCTCCTCTATCAGCGCATGGATCGTATCCTGCAGTTCAAAACCCTGACTTTCCAGCACCAGCAGTGTCAAAAAAAGTCTTAGTGTCCTCATAGCGACTGCAGCACAAAGCTTCTGTCACATCTTCACAGTAACCCAGCGATCCTTGTCACAGGTGAAGACAGGAATAAATGGTTGGTGCAGATGTTATCAGCTTAAACCCAGCAGGGGTGGGGGTGACAATGGTTCTTTCTTTCCAAAGCCATGGGTGGAAAGCTGCCAGTGGGCTGCTTTTAAATCAATCCAATGTTTCCGTATCACTAAGTGCAGTAGCAGAAGCAGTTTGCTTCAGTGTGATCGTCCTCAAATACAAATACGATCTATGATAACAACGGATCATCAGGGCAGGGAGTTCAGGAGGAGGTACTCCCTATTCATTAACATACAATATACTGGAAACAAATTTCAATCTAAAAATCACAATTGTAGCTTTTAAGTAAACTCTCAGTAGCAGCAGCATCTAAAGCTCAAGCCTGTCATGTATGGGCAGAAATTTGGATAATTAGTCTTACATTTTCCACTTACTGCCACATTTGTAGTTGTGACAAAACTAATGGCTGTCACAAGGAAACTGCACACCTGTCAAAATAGTAACATGtaactttttttctgcttccatGCATCTACACTGCTCATCAGGACTGTTTTCAGACTCGTGGAAGTGAATTATCACttgagaaaaaacaaattattgtggaaaaaaacatccaTTTATATGCATCAATTCCTCAGACACAAACagtgctttaaaaatgtaaccACATCAGATACCTGCGTAGATCACTGATCTAAAGAAGCTCATGCTCAAAATTGAAGACTCAGGACACTGTAGTGTTTTTTCCAAACAAAAAccattttattgatttatcatGTGTATGAGTTTATGCGGTCTTGGCAGCCCTGGTGCGCTTCTTTTTGACCACAACAGGCTTCTGGCTCTTCAGGATAGCGCTGGCACGACGCAGGGCAGCCTGGGGAAACAAATGAGACTTAAATGTTGTTCTTAAACTTTGACACAAACAAAAATGCCAGCTATGTTTCAGCCTCCCAGAAACTACAGATTAAGCTCACCATACGCAGGTCCTTCCTGTATTTGTTCTTGCGAATGATGTGCCTCAAGCTGTTGAGGGTGGCACGGGAATTCTTGTTGATGGTGACCTTGACGTAGGAGTTGGCAGGTTTGTTCTGGCCTGTGCATCAAGAGAACAAAATGAGCATCAAATGTATCAAATGATCCAAAAATATGGATTTTCCAAGAAGAAAACTACATAATTCTGTATACTGTGATATATGCAATATACAGAATCTAATACTTCTGCAGTTGTCATCCTTGTCATATCTCACTGTACAACACAAAATAGTGTATCTAGTTATACATTTTAACAACTtcctcccccccccctcccattAATGAAAATTCATTAGGCATCCATAGATGACATAAATATTCCTTAAAGTTACTAAGGAGAGGATCGTCTGTCCAGTCTGAGTCTGGACAATGCTATTACTCAAACGTTAATGAACCAGCATTACTCATTTACCTGCACGCTTCTTCAGCACTACGACGACACCCTTGCCGTCGGCTGCAGGCTGCACACCTACAGTCTTCTTGTGCACCAACCCATTGAAGCGGAAAGAGTTCCTGGCCTTCAGGTTGTTGGGCTCCTGTCACAAAACAAAGACATTCAGATCACTGGcatgcatttatttaattatcttGCCTGATCCTGCTGTTAGGCTAGGGAGGTAATGCAGTATTATTAATAAACATTACCAGGACATTTAAAAAGCTCAACAACTTGATCTTcagcaatataaaaaaaattacagatgATAGCCAACTAGCATTTCCAGTGCCACCTTCAACTAATCTCACATCTTTAGCCAAAATTATGTCACAAACACAGATACAGTCCAAGCCTATGTGGCATATGCTGTCAGCTCAGCTAATATGCAATTCTCAAACACTAACAGCAGACTGTCTTGCAATGTTTTGTTAGTACGTAAAGGTGAATGTACAAAGCCTGGGATCCGTGTTTCAAGTCTAGGCTATTTGTGTCCCTACCATACCACACTGTACATCACTACTCAAACCCAGTTTCAGTACTAAAGCAAACTTTCTGGGTCACTTTTTAGGCGTAATCGCACGTTTGGTCAGGTTCTTCAGAGCAGGTTTTGTACTCACAGTGCTGTAGGTCTGTCCGTTCCTCTTGATGAGGAAGCTGGAGCAGTTCCTGATGACCATCCACTGCAAATGGGACGACATGGTGAACCTGTGTAAAGGAGGGAAAAATATTTCTTGAAAATCTGGAAGACGAAGAACCCTGACAGGCGTCTAACATGTTTACCTGCATTTTCTGAGATTAGCTAAACGTGTTAGCTTAGCGCTATAACTTGAACGGGCTAACATGGGAAACGGTGAGACGGCAAATATCTACTATAGCGAACCGTAGACTTTACTAATCTGTTAGGACTGtacagaaaacacagagagctgcgGTTGCTAGCATTAGCGCCGCTGTTCAGGCCGGGGAACCGAAGGAGCACGATGAGGCCTAACCAGAGCGAGGTGCTTACAAGATTAATCTTTCCATTTCTACATACAACAGGGACATTTATTGTCGCACAAGGTGTATaacaacaaacagaagaataaTAGCTATATTTattaacacaaaaacaactagggaaagaaaacaaacgcACTTTAATGACCAGCTTTTAGCCACCGAAGCGACCACGTTACCTTTTAGCGGAGGAAAGGACCGGAGAGAGCGGAAACCGCTTTACGGAACCTCTCGCTGAGATTCTTACGCACACCCATCtacctttttaaaaagcaatttgGGACAAAAGGCATATTTTTACTGAATTAAATCACATATAtctaatatataatatagatatgtacatTTTATTAACGCCTTTGATGCTGTATTGAATACtgaatgtaattttatttagtACTAGTTATTTATAGAAAGAGCGGAGGAATACGGTCAGCGTAGTAAGTCTGTCCACGTCATTAATGTGCGCCTGGTGTTTACAGGCAGCCGTCAGAAATTTTACACATAATAATCAGCTGTTTTAACGCCAAACCTATGAGTGTTATGTTAGCTCCAAACTCGAGCAAACGAGGAGCAAAGGCAGGGCGAATAAGAGAGTGATTGTAGACAAAATCGCAACTTCTGGACGCCGATTTTGATTTATTTCGTGGATGTTTTCGTTATGCTGCTGTGATTGAAAGATGTGAACAAGAAATGTATCTGAAGTCAAAACTGATAAGTTAAAAATCACCGCCTGCTCTAGCATGGCAGGGAAAGTCAGGATCTTGTGATGAAGAGTCAAAcatggaagaagaagaagatctggaGACACTTGGGGAGCAGCTGTACTCTCTGATTTCCTCCAAACACAAAGAAGATGCTGGAAAACTCACAGGTTAGGGGGACATGCGTacctcagtttttgttttgtgacatTATATATATGTCTTTGTcgttttgttttaatatttgcaAGTAAAGCTCTAACTTGGCCCTGAAGTCTAGCTTGCTCTGTGTTACAGGCATGTTACTGGAGCTGCCAGGTCCTGTGTTGACTCAGATGTTGCAGGATGATGCCATGCTGACCGCAGCTGTGGAGAAAGCCCTGAGAGCCCTGCAGGTGGCACAGGAACCCAGGTACAGAAATGGCCAGTAGTTTTggagtgttatttttaaaaagacaaagcaAATTAAGTAATTTGTAAGTtacactatatggacaaaagtactgaGCCAGGGTATTTTAGATTATTATATCCAGTTGTAGAAAGCCAGGCCCTTAGCCATTCAGTCACCTTTAGAAActtttgtgaaagaatgggtcgttCTAAAGAGATCACTGAAGTTGATTGTGGTGCTGTAATAGTATGTCGCTATTGCAAAAGGTCAGTTTGTAacagtttttttcctctctgtatCGACTGTAAATAGTGTTATTGCAAAGCGGAAGCATTTACAAGCCATAACATTGAGCGGTAATGCAAACAGGGCACAAAAGTGCCAATGCTCTGCAGAACCCCAAACCTCCTTTCGGATTAACATCAGCATAAAACTTGAGCAACGGGAGCTTCATAGTATGAGTTTCCATGACTGAGCtgctcctgtaggtgtaatgtgGCTTCTGGTCAGCCCAGTTCTTTTGTCCATTTTGTGTATGTGTCAGATTTTTAAACATGACACTGTTATGTGTCAAAGGTCCAAATGGGAGTAAAATGATCCCAGGTGACGAATAAGAGGAGACTGCAAGGCTGGACTTTTCAAGGGGGACAAAGgccaaaataacacaaaaaaacctAAATAGAAAATTACCAGCATTCAGAGAAAAGAGATGCCACAAGCAAAAATGGCAGTTCACCTCTACAGGCCTTGGCTTAGGTTAATGGTAAACTCTAAACACATAGTGAATTAAATCTGCATCATAAGACCTGACAAAGACAGTTTCAAAACAAGATGTGCCGGCACTCCTAAGAGGCATTGTGgcctttcttttttcatatagGCCACAGGAGAGCTTTACCTT contains the following coding sequences:
- the rpl28 gene encoding 60S ribosomal protein L28, with translation MSSHLQWMVIRNCSSFLIKRNGQTYSTEPNNLKARNSFRFNGLVHKKTVGVQPAADGKGVVVVLKKRAGQNKPANSYVKVTINKNSRATLNSLRHIIRKNKYRKDLRMAALRRASAILKSQKPVVVKKKRTRAAKTA